A section of the bacterium SCSIO 12696 genome encodes:
- the fliD gene encoding flagellar filament capping protein FliD yields the protein MITSAGVGSGLDLEGLITQLVNAERAPTETRLVRRESALTAQLSAFGSFQGALSSFQSSLASLTQLSTFGQRSASSSDEDILTVSASPEAIASSYEIGVTQLARSHSLASGSYGSLVETVGEGELTIRFGNTDYTPPTPGPESYNSFTVNPDRGVANITIDSSNNTLEGVRDAINNADIGVTAVVVNDGSGFRLLLSSEQSGAENSLEISVADSGDGNNLDSVGLSALAFNSSATNLEQTVAAQDATFTVNGLSVNSADNIASGVIEGVDITLTELSGASPVTVTVSEDRAAVRQLVSDFVDSFNNFANVANALTDYNPDTDTAGALQGDFSARSIIGQVRQTLTNAVAGFNGPFTSLSEIGITTQTDGTFALDGSRLDRALDENFDDLVGLFAAVGLPSDNNIGFVGSTDETQVGSYSVDITQLATQGQLIGATAAFPLDIDADNDNLTVTVNGVTSGDISLTQGTYATGAALAAEIQARINGDSTINGAGVAVAVVFNGDHFEITSNEYGSSSSVSISAVDTNTAAELGLSVISGTPGQDVAGTIDGVAALGTGQILTGATGTSAEGLQLLIDGGAIGPRGTVDYSQGIAYQLNALIAGFLEDDGILDSRTDGIQTRLDDIEEQREALDRRIELLEVRFRAQFTALDGLLAQLQSTSSFLTQQLASIPEAGTLVRGNNN from the coding sequence ATGATTACTTCTGCTGGTGTTGGCTCTGGTCTTGATTTAGAAGGCCTGATTACCCAACTGGTTAATGCGGAACGTGCGCCGACTGAAACCCGTTTGGTCCGCCGTGAATCGGCACTTACTGCACAACTCTCCGCGTTTGGTTCCTTTCAGGGCGCACTGTCATCTTTTCAAAGCAGCTTGGCTTCTCTTACTCAGCTCAGCACATTTGGCCAGCGCAGTGCCAGTTCCAGTGATGAAGATATTCTGACGGTTTCTGCAAGCCCGGAAGCCATCGCTTCCAGCTATGAAATTGGCGTTACCCAGTTGGCTAGGTCCCACTCTTTAGCCAGTGGTAGTTATGGATCTCTGGTGGAGACCGTGGGCGAAGGGGAGTTGACCATTCGCTTTGGCAATACCGATTACACGCCTCCCACCCCGGGCCCGGAGAGTTACAACAGCTTTACGGTTAATCCGGATCGTGGTGTTGCCAATATTACTATTGATAGCAGTAATAACACTCTGGAAGGCGTTAGAGATGCTATCAATAATGCAGATATTGGTGTTACAGCCGTAGTGGTTAATGATGGCTCTGGCTTTCGCTTACTGCTGAGCTCTGAACAGTCCGGTGCGGAAAACAGCCTGGAAATTTCCGTTGCTGATAGCGGTGATGGCAACAATCTGGATAGCGTTGGTCTGTCTGCGTTGGCGTTTAACAGCAGTGCGACTAACTTAGAGCAGACCGTGGCGGCCCAGGATGCCACATTTACGGTTAACGGACTCTCCGTGAATAGCGCGGATAATATTGCCAGTGGTGTGATTGAGGGTGTTGATATCACCCTGACTGAGCTGAGTGGTGCCTCGCCAGTAACCGTGACTGTTTCTGAAGATCGCGCTGCAGTTAGGCAGCTGGTCAGCGATTTTGTGGATAGCTTCAATAATTTTGCCAACGTTGCTAATGCACTGACAGATTACAATCCGGATACCGACACTGCCGGCGCCTTGCAAGGGGATTTTTCAGCTCGCTCGATTATTGGCCAGGTACGGCAGACACTGACCAATGCAGTGGCAGGGTTTAACGGCCCTTTTACCAGCCTCAGTGAAATTGGCATTACCACACAAACCGACGGCACTTTTGCGTTGGACGGTAGCCGCCTCGATAGGGCGTTGGATGAAAATTTTGACGACCTTGTGGGGTTGTTTGCGGCGGTGGGTTTGCCATCCGATAACAATATTGGCTTTGTGGGCTCTACAGACGAGACCCAAGTGGGCAGCTACAGCGTAGACATTACTCAGCTGGCGACTCAGGGGCAGCTTATTGGCGCTACTGCCGCCTTTCCATTAGATATTGATGCAGACAACGACAATCTGACCGTTACGGTTAATGGTGTTACCAGCGGGGACATTTCCCTGACACAAGGTACTTACGCCACCGGTGCTGCCTTGGCCGCTGAAATTCAAGCGCGGATCAATGGAGACAGCACAATCAATGGGGCCGGTGTGGCAGTTGCTGTTGTCTTCAATGGCGATCACTTCGAGATTACATCCAACGAATACGGTTCGAGTTCCAGTGTCTCCATATCTGCAGTAGATACCAATACAGCGGCTGAACTGGGTTTGTCGGTGATCTCCGGGACACCGGGCCAGGACGTGGCGGGCACCATCGATGGCGTGGCTGCTCTCGGTACTGGCCAGATACTCACTGGTGCCACAGGGACTAGCGCGGAAGGTTTGCAGTTACTCATTGACGGCGGCGCTATTGGCCCCCGTGGCACAGTGGATTATTCCCAAGGTATCGCCTATCAGCTCAATGCGCTCATTGCAGGGTTTTTAGAGGATGACGGTATTCTCGATTCCCGTACTGATGGGATTCAAACTCGATTGGATGATATTGAAGAGCAGCGGGAAGCCCTGGATCGGCGAATAGAACTGTTGGAAGTTCGTTTTCGTGCCCAGTTTACCGCCCTTGATGGCTTGCTGGCGCAGCTACAGAGCACCAGCAGTTTCTTAACTCAACAACTGGCCAGCATCCCTGAAGCGGGTACGTTGGTAAGAGGCAACAACAATTAA
- a CDS encoding flagellar protein FlaG: MSSPEITSLSPLPAAGGNSLGVKRQDQSETGKVSPPVEQPQEAEEVSRETIESAVVQITDFVQNVSRELQFQVDDTTGYTLITVTDRETEEVIRQIPSEEVVALARYIADNGAYPAKGSLLNSES, encoded by the coding sequence ATGTCCAGCCCAGAAATAACAAGTTTGTCCCCGTTGCCCGCTGCTGGCGGCAACTCCCTGGGTGTAAAGCGGCAAGATCAATCAGAAACCGGCAAGGTTTCGCCGCCGGTGGAACAACCTCAAGAAGCCGAAGAAGTGTCTCGGGAAACGATTGAAAGCGCAGTGGTTCAAATCACAGACTTTGTGCAAAACGTTTCTCGCGAGCTTCAATTCCAAGTGGACGATACCACCGGTTATACACTGATTACGGTTACAGACCGTGAGACCGAGGAAGTGATCCGCCAAATTCCATCGGAGGAAGTTGTCGCTCTTGCCCGTTACATTGCCGATAACGGTGCTTACCCAGCCAAAGGGTCGTTGTTAAACAGCGAAAGCTGA
- a CDS encoding flagellin, with protein MAQTINTNIASLTAQRNLNNSQNALNTSLQRLSSGLRINSARDDAAGLAISERFTSQIRGLNQAARNANDGISLAQTAEGALSEVTNNLQRIRELAVQSSNATNSASDRTALQQEVTQLLNEIDRVANQTQFNGVNLLDGSFSGALFQVGANAGETIAIASTVDANTAALGSVSQASGGALSVAASGLTGFGTAIAAGGVTINGTDIGAITAASSAQERAGQLVNAINNVSQTTGVGASFDSATGQLTLNSNATIAVAGTTNSATVAGFANAAAIGTVTTTTGIDTLTVANFAGAQTAISLVDSALTSINGARANLGAVQNRFDSVVRSLQTTSENLSASRSRIQDADFAAETAALTRGQILQQAGTAALAQANALPQNVLALLQ; from the coding sequence ATGGCACAAACAATTAATACCAATATTGCTTCGCTGACGGCCCAGCGCAATCTGAATAACTCTCAGAATGCTCTAAATACTTCCCTTCAGCGTTTGTCTTCCGGTTTGCGGATTAACTCTGCTCGTGATGATGCAGCCGGATTGGCAATTTCCGAGCGTTTTACTTCTCAGATTCGCGGCCTTAACCAAGCTGCTCGAAATGCTAACGACGGCATTTCATTGGCGCAGACTGCGGAAGGTGCACTTTCCGAAGTGACCAATAACCTGCAGCGGATTCGTGAGCTGGCTGTTCAATCATCCAACGCTACCAACTCCGCCAGTGACCGTACTGCATTGCAGCAAGAGGTTACTCAGCTGCTTAACGAAATTGACCGGGTTGCCAACCAGACACAATTTAACGGTGTCAACTTGCTAGACGGTAGTTTCAGCGGTGCATTGTTCCAAGTGGGTGCAAATGCCGGTGAAACCATTGCCATTGCCAGTACGGTAGATGCCAACACCGCTGCTTTGGGCTCTGTCAGCCAGGCCAGTGGTGGTGCACTGTCGGTTGCCGCCTCTGGTTTAACCGGTTTTGGTACGGCTATCGCCGCCGGTGGTGTCACCATCAACGGCACAGACATTGGTGCGATCACTGCAGCAAGCAGTGCCCAGGAACGTGCCGGCCAGTTGGTAAACGCCATTAATAACGTGTCGCAAACCACCGGTGTTGGTGCCTCTTTCGATTCGGCAACCGGCCAGCTGACTCTGAATAGTAATGCCACTATTGCTGTAGCGGGTACAACAAACAGTGCTACCGTCGCTGGTTTTGCCAACGCCGCTGCAATCGGTACTGTAACCACTACTACAGGCATCGATACTCTGACGGTTGCCAACTTTGCCGGTGCGCAAACAGCCATCAGCTTGGTGGACAGTGCCTTGACGTCCATTAACGGTGCTCGAGCTAACTTGGGTGCGGTGCAAAACCGTTTCGATTCTGTTGTTCGAAGCCTGCAAACCACTTCAGAAAACCTGTCAGCTTCTCGTTCGCGGATTCAAGATGCCGACTTTGCTGCAGAAACAGCGGCACTGACGCGCGGCCAGATTCTGCAACAGGCAGGTACTGCGGCACTGGCTCAGGCCAATGCTCTGCCTCAGAACGTACTGGCACTGCTGCAGTAA
- the flgL gene encoding flagellar hook-associated protein FlgL: MRLSTSQIFQQGINSILEQQARLNRTQLQISTGERITTPSDDPGGIVQILDFADQIATVEQYQRNGSAAETQLQLEENVLTNLGNSLQRVRELLVQGNNDVLSDADRQSIATELRGIRQEIQSLSNSRDTNGDYLFAGYQVNTQPFTFNNGSVQYNGDQGQRLVQLGPASQVAVNDSGAELLLRIPEGNGQFTVAPNAANSGTGVVGELTSNGNFVRDTYTLTFSQATPAAPITYQVVDSSAGAVASGTYQQGDSISFNGAQIDLSGTPANGDSFTVTPASNRDLFAIVDSAITALESPGQNSAETALFHSAINRALEGIDNSVENVLRVRTSIGVRLNTVESQQGLNEDSLLRLQQLESAVKDLDITQAISELNFQQVSLQAAQQSYVRIQGLSLFQLL, encoded by the coding sequence ATGAGACTCTCCACATCACAAATTTTCCAGCAGGGTATTAATTCCATCTTGGAACAGCAAGCCAGGCTCAACAGAACCCAGTTGCAAATCTCCACGGGGGAACGTATCACAACGCCCTCTGATGACCCCGGCGGGATTGTGCAGATTCTGGATTTTGCTGACCAGATCGCCACGGTAGAGCAGTATCAACGTAACGGCAGTGCTGCAGAAACTCAGCTGCAATTGGAAGAAAACGTACTCACCAATTTGGGCAATAGTTTGCAGCGGGTGCGGGAATTGCTGGTGCAAGGCAATAACGATGTGTTGTCGGACGCTGACCGACAAAGTATTGCCACTGAGTTGCGCGGTATTCGCCAGGAAATACAATCGCTGTCCAACAGTCGCGACACCAACGGTGATTATCTGTTTGCTGGTTACCAGGTGAATACTCAGCCGTTTACTTTCAACAATGGCAGTGTGCAGTACAACGGTGACCAGGGGCAGCGGCTAGTGCAATTGGGGCCTGCTTCTCAAGTGGCCGTTAATGATTCTGGAGCTGAATTGCTGCTGCGTATTCCTGAGGGCAATGGCCAGTTCACGGTAGCTCCCAATGCGGCTAACAGCGGCACCGGAGTTGTGGGCGAACTCACCAGTAATGGCAACTTTGTCCGTGATACCTACACCCTGACATTCAGTCAGGCGACACCTGCCGCTCCTATTACCTATCAAGTGGTGGATTCCAGTGCCGGGGCAGTGGCGTCGGGTACCTACCAGCAGGGTGACAGTATCAGTTTTAATGGCGCCCAGATTGATTTGTCGGGTACGCCGGCAAATGGCGATAGCTTTACCGTAACACCGGCCAGCAATCGCGATTTGTTTGCCATTGTTGATTCTGCCATTACTGCGCTGGAGTCCCCCGGTCAAAACAGCGCTGAAACTGCGTTATTTCACAGTGCCATCAACCGTGCCTTGGAGGGTATCGACAACAGTGTTGAAAATGTCCTGAGAGTGCGCACCAGTATTGGTGTTCGCCTCAATACGGTTGAGAGTCAACAAGGCCTCAATGAGGACAGCTTACTGCGGCTGCAGCAATTGGAGTCGGCGGTGAAAGACCTGGATATTACCCAGGCAATCAGCGAGCTCAACTTTCAGCAGGTGTCTCTTCAAGCGGCTCAGCAATCCTATGTAAGGATACAAGGACTGTCGCTGTTCCAACTTTTATAA